The following are encoded together in the Pedobacter sp. D749 genome:
- a CDS encoding YhcG family protein produces the protein MESIANYSESIKALKSAILSSRYKAATLVNKELLLLYFTVGKFISEKTKKEKWGAKVIDNLSTDLQAELPGLRGFSATGIKRMRFFFESWEEYFLTKPSAKGQLSIIDIEEIVFRPTLLDQIENTDNEIIKIRPTLLDQIENHFFKLSFSHHVELIQATENLEEKIYYIQKTATEFWSLATLKHQLKNKSFSNSGSLPNNFLKTISNEEIRNKALQSFKDEYLLDFINIEDTDEPDERVLESGIVQNIKKFLMSLGTDFAFISNQYRLIVEDEEYFLDLLFFNRRLQCLVVFELKTGKFKPEYLGKMNFYLSALDEYVKQPHEQPSIGIILCKEKKNKIVEFSFRDFNKAMGVSTYKTSATLPKAFKGLIPDAETFKKLMD, from the coding sequence ATGGAAAGCATCGCAAATTATTCTGAAAGTATTAAGGCATTAAAATCGGCTATTTTATCAAGCCGGTATAAAGCTGCTACTTTAGTTAATAAAGAACTTTTGCTGTTATATTTTACGGTTGGTAAATTTATTTCGGAAAAGACAAAGAAAGAGAAATGGGGAGCAAAGGTTATTGATAACCTCTCTACCGATTTACAGGCCGAACTACCAGGTTTACGAGGATTCTCAGCTACAGGCATAAAAAGAATGAGGTTCTTTTTTGAATCCTGGGAAGAATATTTCCTCACCAAGCCATCGGCAAAGGGACAATTATCCATCATTGATATTGAAGAAATTGTATTTAGACCAACACTGTTGGACCAAATTGAAAACACTGATAATGAGATAATTAAAATTAGACCAACACTGTTGGACCAAATTGAAAATCATTTTTTTAAACTAAGCTTTTCACATCATGTAGAGCTCATCCAGGCTACTGAAAATTTAGAGGAAAAGATATACTACATCCAAAAAACAGCTACAGAATTCTGGAGCTTAGCTACCTTAAAGCATCAACTTAAAAACAAATCTTTTAGCAATTCGGGTAGTTTACCAAATAACTTTTTAAAAACGATTTCTAACGAAGAGATAAGGAACAAAGCGCTACAATCTTTCAAAGATGAATACCTGTTAGATTTTATTAATATAGAAGATACTGACGAGCCAGATGAACGGGTTTTGGAAAGTGGAATAGTACAGAATATTAAAAAGTTTTTAATGTCGTTAGGAACCGATTTTGCCTTTATTAGCAATCAATATAGGTTAATTGTTGAAGACGAGGAATATTTTTTAGACCTTTTGTTTTTTAACCGCCGTTTACAATGTTTGGTTGTTTTCGAACTAAAAACCGGAAAATTCAAACCTGAGTATTTGGGCAAAATGAATTTCTATTTATCTGCTCTTGATGAATATGTTAAACAGCCACACGAGCAGCCATCAATCGGCATCATACTTTGCAAAGAAAAGAAAAACAAAATTGTAGAATTTTCATTCCGCGATTTTAACAAAGCAATGGGTGTTTCTACCTACAAAACCAGTGCAACATTACCCAAAGCATTTAAAGGTTTAATCCCAGATGCTGAAACCTTTAAAAAACTAATGGATTAA
- a CDS encoding glycosyltransferase family 2 protein, translated as MSKLTIITIVYNNVRDIERTIQSILKQTYKKIEYIVIDGASTDGTLQVVERYKDQISKIVSEPDKGIYDAMNKGLALATGDYVLFMNSGDEIYDEQTVEDVFASAPGADIYYGETEMYNDNWENLGRRRHEAPEEFNWTSFKYGMNISHQAIYIRRSIITPYDLTYKYSSDIDWIIKAAKKASNIVNVHRYVAKYLVGGMSKKKHRESLKERFKIFTKYYGLVPNIFNHIIIAGNLALYFVKHRKTND; from the coding sequence ATGTCCAAATTAACAATCATCACCATTGTATATAATAACGTTCGCGATATCGAACGTACCATTCAATCGATCCTTAAACAGACCTATAAAAAAATCGAATATATTGTAATAGACGGCGCATCAACTGATGGTACGCTACAGGTTGTTGAGCGTTACAAAGATCAGATTTCGAAAATCGTATCAGAACCCGATAAAGGCATTTATGATGCCATGAACAAAGGTTTGGCCCTGGCAACAGGCGATTATGTATTATTCATGAACTCAGGTGATGAGATTTATGACGAACAAACAGTAGAAGATGTTTTTGCCTCTGCTCCCGGTGCCGATATTTACTACGGGGAAACAGAAATGTACAATGATAACTGGGAAAATTTAGGCCGTAGAAGGCACGAAGCACCAGAAGAATTTAATTGGACGAGCTTTAAATATGGCATGAACATCAGTCATCAGGCCATTTATATCCGCCGCAGCATTATTACTCCTTACGATTTAACTTATAAATATAGTTCCGACATCGATTGGATTATCAAAGCAGCAAAAAAAGCTTCAAACATTGTTAATGTGCACCGTTATGTAGCCAAATACCTGGTTGGCGGCATGAGTAAGAAAAAACACCGTGAAAGCTTAAAAGAACGGTTTAAAATCTTTACCAAATATTATGGTTTAGTACCGAACATCTTTAATCATATTATCATTGCAGGTAATTTAGCCTTATATTTTGTGAAGCACCGTAAGACAAATGATTAG
- a CDS encoding type 1 glutamine amidotransferase domain-containing protein encodes MGQLSNRTIAVLSESGFEEVELTEPVKRLKEEGATVHIISSKSGKIKAWDQDHWSIEVDVDKTIAEANADDYNGLLLPGGVINPDQLRVNEDAIAFVKAFFADGKPVAAICHGPQTLINADVVQGRKMTSVKNISQDLINAGAIWSDEEVVVDQGLVTSRTPKDLPAFNDKIVEEFAEGVHEGQHA; translated from the coding sequence ATGGGACAATTAAGTAACCGCACTATTGCTGTACTTTCAGAAAGCGGATTTGAAGAAGTAGAATTAACCGAACCAGTTAAAAGGTTAAAAGAAGAAGGAGCCACCGTTCACATTATCTCCTCAAAAAGCGGAAAAATAAAAGCCTGGGATCAAGACCACTGGTCGATAGAAGTTGATGTAGACAAAACCATTGCAGAAGCAAATGCTGACGATTATAATGGTTTGCTTTTACCAGGTGGCGTAATCAATCCTGATCAGCTACGTGTTAACGAAGATGCGATCGCGTTTGTAAAAGCATTTTTTGCTGATGGAAAACCAGTTGCCGCCATTTGCCATGGCCCTCAAACTTTGATTAATGCAGATGTAGTGCAAGGCAGAAAAATGACTTCAGTGAAAAACATTTCACAGGACCTGATCAATGCCGGAGCGATATGGTCTGATGAAGAAGTAGTGGTAGATCAAGGTTTGGTTACGAGCCGTACACCTAAAGATTTACCTGCTTTTAACGATAAAATTGTAGAGGAATTTGCCGAAGGTGTTCATGAAGGGCAACACGCCTAA
- a CDS encoding thioredoxin family protein codes for MKNIILYSFFILFVSTAFKPEVPPASADAILTSAIAKAKKEKKYVFVLFHASWCGWCHKMDDSMNDPEIKAYFEKSYVIEHLTVLESKGKENLENPGAAELLKKYKSDGFGIPVWFIFDANGKLIVDSHLRPEGTGLEVKGQNIIGCPASKEEIKAFTDALKKTSKLNDAELAKIAERFRKNDPKYKG; via the coding sequence ATGAAAAATATAATTCTTTACAGTTTTTTTATTTTATTCGTTAGTACTGCTTTTAAACCTGAAGTACCACCTGCAAGTGCCGATGCGATATTAACCAGCGCAATTGCCAAAGCGAAAAAAGAAAAGAAGTATGTTTTTGTATTATTTCATGCTTCCTGGTGTGGCTGGTGCCATAAAATGGATGATAGCATGAACGATCCGGAAATTAAAGCTTATTTTGAGAAAAGTTACGTAATTGAGCATTTAACGGTATTGGAATCGAAAGGAAAAGAAAATCTTGAAAATCCTGGTGCTGCCGAATTGTTGAAGAAGTACAAAAGTGATGGTTTCGGCATTCCGGTGTGGTTTATTTTTGATGCCAATGGCAAATTAATTGTTGATTCACATCTCCGTCCAGAGGGAACGGGATTGGAAGTAAAAGGTCAAAATATCATTGGTTGCCCTGCTTCTAAGGAAGAGATAAAGGCCTTTACAGATGCGCTCAAAAAGACCTCTAAATTAAATGATGCAGAATTAGCAAAAATAGCTGAACGCTTCAGAAAAAACGATCCAAAATATAAAGGGTAA
- a CDS encoding serine hydrolase encodes MKIFKKTLLILIYSFFLLLFMLLLWKPYLRRVLRYRTPSAETYKIFPQEVSHKSDSAFHFIRPIKQRNDLDTLHVLDGNNRSISLKDYLKNGQVNVFIVIRNDSVLYERYDKGYSDSTLKSIFSGAKSMISIAIGQALADHSIKSLDDKVTQYIPELKSNPAFAQITLKNLLEMKSGLEFQDALGGIVKAFFSDEAKYYYTDDMKAQLMKVKLVNKPGTVWVYKSIDPILLGWVLKKATGKSVAQYFEAKVWKQIGTQYNATWGLDQVNGLTNTASRFQVTAIDFAKIGRLYLNKGKYHGKQIVPEDWVNQSVNIGAEKPASAKGWQKSAHHYLWWIPQEGDKGDYAAEGMLGQRLYIDPKTNTIIVQFADHGAGNYPYRKISRYLSRFPFSYPKG; translated from the coding sequence ATGAAAATCTTCAAAAAAACACTCTTAATCCTGATATATTCCTTCTTTTTATTGCTTTTTATGCTCCTGCTCTGGAAACCATACCTCAGAAGGGTATTAAGATATAGAACGCCTAGTGCCGAAACTTATAAAATTTTTCCGCAGGAAGTTTCACATAAAAGTGATTCGGCTTTTCATTTTATCAGACCTATAAAACAAAGGAATGATCTGGATACACTTCATGTATTAGATGGAAATAACCGATCCATTTCCTTAAAAGACTATTTAAAAAATGGACAGGTCAATGTTTTTATCGTAATTAGGAATGATAGTGTTTTATATGAACGATATGATAAGGGTTATAGTGATAGTACATTAAAGAGTATATTCTCGGGAGCTAAGAGTATGATTTCTATTGCTATCGGTCAGGCATTGGCAGATCATAGTATTAAGAGCTTAGATGATAAAGTAACACAATACATTCCTGAATTAAAATCGAACCCTGCCTTTGCGCAAATTACTTTAAAAAATCTTCTGGAGATGAAATCGGGACTTGAATTTCAGGATGCGTTGGGTGGGATTGTAAAGGCATTTTTCTCTGATGAAGCCAAATATTATTATACTGATGATATGAAAGCGCAGTTGATGAAAGTTAAACTGGTAAATAAGCCCGGTACGGTTTGGGTATACAAAAGTATCGATCCGATTTTATTGGGTTGGGTTTTAAAAAAGGCAACGGGTAAATCGGTGGCGCAGTATTTTGAAGCCAAGGTGTGGAAGCAGATTGGTACGCAATATAACGCCACCTGGGGATTAGATCAGGTAAACGGTTTAACCAATACTGCCAGCCGTTTTCAGGTAACGGCGATTGATTTTGCTAAAATCGGGCGTTTATATTTGAATAAAGGGAAATATCATGGAAAGCAGATTGTTCCTGAAGATTGGGTAAATCAATCCGTTAACATTGGTGCTGAAAAACCAGCATCTGCAAAAGGCTGGCAAAAATCAGCTCATCATTACCTTTGGTGGATTCCGCAGGAAGGGGACAAGGGAGATTATGCTGCTGAAGGTATGCTGGGACAAAGGCTGTATATTGATCCGAAAACGAATACTATTATTGTGCAATTCGCCGATCATGGAGCAGGTAATTATCCTTATCGTAAAATCAGCAGGTATCTGAGTAGATTCCCATTCAGTTATCCGAAGGGTTAA